Proteins from a genomic interval of Croceicoccus naphthovorans:
- a CDS encoding SOS response-associated peptidase, which produces MCNLYRMTKTADEVARLFGATLSSAFEWPEYIYPRMTAPVIVSARGERRLGPMDWGFPTQVCGKTRMLTKHVTNARNLNSPMWRPSLATRRCLVPFTRFAEPKAGKDAEGKPAQYWFTISDQPVAAFAGLWRPTETGPVFAFCTTEPNALVAPLHPKAMPVVLMAEDQDRWLGDDAEDALKLVASYPSQLMTVAATN; this is translated from the coding sequence ATGTGCAACCTCTATCGCATGACCAAGACCGCCGACGAAGTGGCCCGCCTGTTCGGCGCGACGCTGAGCAGCGCGTTCGAATGGCCCGAATACATCTATCCGCGCATGACCGCGCCGGTGATCGTATCCGCCAGGGGTGAGCGCAGGTTGGGCCCGATGGACTGGGGTTTTCCGACACAAGTGTGCGGCAAGACAAGGATGCTGACCAAACACGTCACCAATGCCCGCAACCTGAACAGCCCGATGTGGCGGCCCAGCCTTGCCACGCGGCGATGCCTTGTGCCCTTCACCCGCTTTGCCGAACCCAAGGCGGGCAAGGATGCGGAAGGAAAGCCCGCACAATACTGGTTCACGATCAGCGACCAGCCCGTCGCCGCCTTTGCCGGCCTGTGGCGACCGACCGAAACGGGACCGGTCTTTGCGTTCTGCACGACGGAGCCGAACGCGCTGGTCGCCCCGCTACATCCCAAGGCGATGCCTGTCGTCCTGATGGCAGAGGATCAGGACCGATGGCTGGGCGATGATGCGGAAGATGCGCTGAAACTGGTGGCCAGCTATCCCAGCCAGCTGATGACGGTGGCGGCGACGAACTAG
- the lepA gene encoding translation elongation factor 4 has product MTDLAHIRNFSIIAHIDHGKSTLADRLIQFTGGLTEREMSAQVLDNMDIEKERGITIKAQTVRLNYTAKNGETYELNLMDTPGHVDFAYEVSRSLAACEGALLVVDAAQGVEAQTLANVYQSIEHDHEIVPVINKIDLPAAEPEKVKAEIEDIIGIDASDAVLASAKSGIGIEEILEQIVAKIPGPTGDRDAPLKAMLVDSWYDPYLGVVILVRVIDGVIKKGLNVKFMQGGTDHLIDRVGCFSPKRTELAELGPGEIGFITAQIKEVEQAKVGDTITTVKGGATQALPGYKEVQPVVFCGLFPVDANDFEKLRESIGKLRLNDASFSFEMESSAALGFGFRCGFLGLLHLEIIQERLSREYDLDLITTAPSVVYRIDLRASRTDDAAEIYLHNPADYPDPSRIETIEEPWIKATIYTPDEYLGSILKLCQDRRGIQRDLTYVGGRAQVTYELPLNEVVFDFYDRLKSISRGYASFDYEQIGLREGDLVKMSILVNNEPVDALSMIVHRGVAEERGRGMCERLKDLIPRHLFKIPIQAAIGGKVIARETISAMRKDVTAKCYGGDITRKKKLLEKQKKGKARMREYGNVSIPQEAFIAALRMGEE; this is encoded by the coding sequence ATGACCGATCTTGCGCACATTCGTAACTTTTCCATCATCGCCCATATCGACCATGGCAAGTCCACCCTGGCCGATCGGCTGATCCAGTTCACCGGCGGGCTGACCGAGCGGGAAATGAGCGCGCAAGTCCTTGATAACATGGATATCGAGAAAGAGCGCGGCATCACCATCAAGGCGCAGACCGTGCGCCTCAACTACACCGCCAAGAACGGCGAGACCTATGAGCTGAACCTCATGGACACGCCCGGCCACGTCGACTTCGCCTACGAAGTCTCGCGCTCGCTCGCCGCCTGCGAGGGCGCGCTGCTGGTGGTGGACGCGGCGCAGGGGGTTGAGGCGCAGACGCTCGCCAACGTGTACCAGTCGATCGAGCACGACCACGAGATCGTGCCCGTCATCAACAAGATCGACCTGCCCGCCGCCGAACCCGAAAAGGTCAAGGCCGAGATCGAGGACATAATCGGCATTGACGCCTCCGACGCGGTGCTGGCCAGCGCCAAGTCGGGCATCGGGATCGAGGAGATCCTCGAGCAGATCGTCGCCAAGATCCCCGGCCCCACGGGCGACCGCGATGCCCCGCTGAAGGCGATGCTGGTCGACAGCTGGTACGATCCCTACCTCGGCGTCGTCATCCTCGTCCGCGTCATCGACGGCGTCATCAAGAAGGGCCTCAACGTCAAGTTCATGCAGGGCGGCACCGATCACCTGATCGACCGCGTCGGCTGCTTCAGCCCCAAGCGCACCGAGCTGGCCGAACTCGGCCCCGGCGAGATCGGCTTCATCACTGCGCAGATCAAGGAAGTGGAACAGGCCAAGGTCGGCGACACGATCACCACGGTGAAGGGCGGCGCGACGCAGGCGCTGCCCGGCTACAAGGAAGTGCAGCCGGTGGTGTTCTGCGGCCTGTTCCCGGTGGACGCCAATGATTTCGAGAAGCTGCGCGAATCGATCGGCAAGCTGCGCCTTAACGACGCGAGCTTCAGCTTCGAGATGGAATCGAGCGCCGCGCTGGGCTTCGGCTTCCGCTGCGGCTTCCTCGGCCTCTTGCACCTGGAGATCATCCAGGAACGCCTCAGCCGCGAATACGATCTCGACCTCATCACCACTGCCCCCTCGGTCGTCTATCGCATCGACCTGCGCGCCAGCCGCACCGACGATGCGGCGGAAATCTACCTGCACAACCCCGCCGACTATCCCGACCCCAGCCGGATCGAGACGATCGAGGAGCCGTGGATCAAGGCAACGATCTACACGCCCGACGAATACCTCGGCTCGATCCTGAAACTGTGCCAGGACCGGCGCGGCATCCAGCGCGACCTCACCTATGTTGGCGGCCGCGCGCAAGTGACCTACGAGCTGCCGCTGAACGAAGTGGTGTTCGATTTCTACGACCGCCTGAAATCGATCAGCCGCGGCTATGCCAGCTTCGACTATGAACAGATCGGCCTGCGCGAGGGCGACCTGGTGAAAATGAGCATCCTCGTCAACAACGAGCCGGTCGATGCCTTGTCGATGATCGTCCACCGCGGCGTTGCCGAGGAACGCGGACGCGGCATGTGCGAGCGCCTGAAAGACCTGATCCCGCGCCACCTGTTCAAGATCCCGATCCAGGCGGCCATCGGCGGCAAGGTCATCGCCCGCGAAACGATCAGCGCGATGCGCAAGGACGTGACCGCGAAGTGTTACGGCGGCGACATCACGCGCAAGAAGAAGCTGCTGGAGAAGCAGAAGAAGGGCAAGGCACGGATGCGGGAGTATGGCAATGTGTCTATCCCGCAGGAGGCGTTCATTGCTGCGCTGCGGATGGGTGAGGAATAG